The genomic region ACATGCAGGAAACACAAGATTACAGCATGTCATCCTTGCTGTCGCCATTTCTGTTGGGACACTATTTGTCCTAGTCGTTGTGCTTGCTTGTGTTCGTCGGCAGAGGAAAAGGATCAAGGCAGACAAGGAACAACAAGGTATGTAATAATTCCTACAGAAGAGCACATGGGTCATACGGAACAAGAGAAGGCGAGAAATAGTTTTTTTTTCGATCATAGGGGCAACATGGCCCCCATTTTTATATGAAAATAGAGTcatgagagcatctccaacagaggtGCTAAAAGTAGTCCGCGTTGTAAAAATCGCTAATTTAGCGCACGGAGCATCTCCAGCAGACGCTGCAAAAGCCAACACGCTGTAAAATCCAACCGGCGCGCTGGGAATTTCTGCATCACACGCGAGATATTTGCTGCGCGGCGTACAGCGCGCTGGACAATGACGCGCGAAGACCAGCTGCTCCGCTCCGCTTCGCTCCCTCTGCTCGTTCCGCCATTTCCTgcagctcgccgccgccggccgccggccgccgccactccTCTGTGTGCTCGTCATCTGCTCTTCCTGGCATGGGGCGGAGCCGCCACTGCCCTTCTGCTCACCGGCTGGAGCTTGCCGCCTCGAGTTCGCCGGCCGGGAGCCGCCGTTGCCTCTCTGTTCGCAGCCTCCCTGTGGCCGAAGGCTAGCGTTGCATGCGGAGCTTGCGGTTTCCGATCGATTGCAAGCCAGCTGATAGGGAAGCCAAGCTAGCTAGCTCGTGTTTGTGCATCAAGCTAGCTCGCGTACGGTGGCCGGCGATTTCAACGATCCAACAATTGGGAAGCTAATTGCGTTTTTGTTTTGGTCAGATGAATTTATCTGTAAATGTTAGGGACCTGTTTGTGATATATTTGTGACACTTTTTTTAGTGCATCTGCTGGACTGCTGCGCGCCGTTCGCTACGCGTTATCTTTTTGTGCGTCTGCTGGACTGAATCGGCCACGAAGCGCTAAAATTACTAAAATAGCGCTGTAAAATTATTTTAGCGCGTCGCTTTTTTGagcatctgttggagatgctcttaacatAGCATCACATCATTTgcagaagcccccccccccccccccccccgcgcatcgATGCATACCATGCATCAGGGAAGGAAAAATAGCTACATTCCTAGACATTTGGACCACATCTAAGAAATGCAACCATAGCACTTCAGTAACCGGCAATCTGGTAAACATCTAGAGATTATAAGCAAAATGGCTCAAATCCAGGACAAACAGAGGCTAAGCAGGCATCATTGGCACAGTCTTTGATATTTACGTCCCCAGCCATGTGCCCTTCTGAAGATATCATATGCTACTTAGGTGAGCCTTTCAGCTGCTTCCTTAAGGCATAATTTACGAGACCAGTAGTGCACACAAAGTAGAAAACTACATTAGTAGGTTGAGCAGGACGCATATGGAAAAAATAGGATATATTCCTTGTTTTGCAAACAGTCCATAATAAAGCACCAGAACCAATAGATACAACGGCTCTACTCTTTGCTAGTATAGGTCGGCAGCCAATTTTGATAGAGACCAAAGAAGGATGTGGGCGTTGACTATACCTCAAGTACAATATATGGTTTCtaacccccgcgtcgcctcccccggcggcggcgggggaaccctagccgcaCTGCCTTGGCACCCTCCCCACCTCAtcccacctcctcgccgccgcctgaggccgccaccgggcaagcccggggcgccaaggatggtggcggcggggtctCGGCTGCCCTGCCTCTGCGTGGGGAGTCTCAGATCTGGAGCGGCGGCTCCTTTTGGCGAGGCACGGCAAGCTCCGGTGAGCAGCCGTGTGGGCGGTGGATCTGGCGTCCTGGCCGTGTGGGTGGCGGGATCCCGGTGGTCGTTGGTGGCTGGCAGCGGCTTCTGCGGCGGTCGGTGCGCGCGatctggcgcctcccctcctcccctgttcggcgtgtgggccagcctggtcgggccgcgcttcccgtggtcgccggttctgtacaggaggcgctggtggtggcgggGATCTATTCGGGCGAAAACCCTGGCCGGCCATGCCCGGCCGCGCCGACGATGACGCCTAgggcgccgttcccctccttggaggcgtcggtatggactgatctcctcacttccccttcccctaggtctcccgggtgaaagccctaactttattgggcggcggcggcactcACGGCGCCGTTACCtccttgaaggcgccgctttgggaaccttggggttgggtagcgcttgtgggtggtgggcgacggtgGTGGCGCGGACCTATCCTAGCATGGATCTACGtctgttgcttggagatggactcgcgtaggtggaggtcgtcgtttggcgtcgtggtggcgtccaTGGCGGAAGACCTTCCAAGGCttgcgtaggtggaggtcgtcgtttggcgtcgtgGTAGCATCGATGGCGAAGGACCTGCTAAGGTTGACACCTCAATCTACTCTGAAGATGGACTAGTGGAAGATGAcagcgacgacacatgtgagtgcttCAGACCGGTTTGTGCCCCGAACCCGGTAGATGGCTGggttggggcctccggctttagatgttaggcttaggtgagaggtctgggtttgtggcccagcttgcaccccttcatcatatggataggagtagcggcaaaTGTTGTCAAGATGGTGGATTTAGGCATATTGTTGTtatactactttgtaaggtcctcgagaataatcaataaaatgaccgcatgcatcttccagatgcagaggccagggtcatcctccttttctaaaaaaaatggggTTACCCAATGCCCCAGAAACCACATTCCATTGACACAGGAGACTAATATTCCTAGCTTCAAGATTAGTAACTCCCAACCCCCTCGATCTCTAGGACGACAAACATCCAACCAGATAACCAACCGATACTTTTACACTCCATCCTTCTCTTGCCAACAAACTATACAAGCACGAAAGAAATCAAGTCTCTTACCAACACCTCTAGGCCAACGAAAAAGGGACAATAAGAGAATAGGAATATTACTGACACAAGTATCACAGAGAATAAACGAGGCCCCATGGAGTGAAAGATCCCTTGCCATGAAGCTGCCATTTTTCATATTTGTCCTCAGGTGGCTCCCAATCAAGATTACATAACTTTTGAAAATGTAGAGAAATCCCTAAATATCTAAAAGGAAAATCACCTACTATGTAAGTAAAAATTTGAGCATAATCATTCTATTCCAGCAACGCATCGCTAAAACAGTGGATCTTGCTCTTCAGAACTTAATTTTAGCCATGTTCAATGCTCATAAACATATAAGATAACCTTCAAGGTCATCTTCCAAATAAAAGATGGTATCGTCTGCGTATTGTAGAATGGTGAAACCTCGGTTATACCAAGGAAGCAATAACATCAATAGTTAAATTAAAGAGGAGAGTGGGGAAAGGACTCCCCCTGCCTCAAGCCTTTCCTAGTAACAAACTAAGAGCCTGACATGTCATTCAAGGTAATAGTTGCTTTACCATCGCTAAAAAAACAATTAGGCCACCGTACAAATTTAACCAGGAATCCTTTCATGCTTAACGCATCATGCACAAATTCCAAAATGAATTTATTGTATGCTTTCTCAAAATCTAGTTTAAAAAGGGCAGCAGAGTATGCAATGAATATAAAGTCTCATGTAAAACAACTACATTATCTAACATAAACTGACCTTTGGTAAAAGCAGATTGAGCTTTGTGAACACTCTTGTCTACAGTCAACATGGCTCTACTATTGAGAACTTCAGTAACAATTTTAAATCGAACAATAAGGATGAAGATGGGCCTATACATCTGTTTTATCAGCCCCTTGACCTTTAGCGGTCAGAGTTACTATATCATAGTTTAGTCTAGAAATGTCAATAACGCGATCATAAAAATCCTGGAAAATTTTAAGAAAATCACCAGAGACAAGACGCCAAAAGATTAGGTAAAACTCAACAAGCATGCCATCTAGCTCGCTGCTCTATTGTGACTCGTGGGGAAACTGCAGTTTTAATCTCGTCATGTGTAAACTTGTCATTCAACCTACTGTTATCTACATCGGAAAGGCAACCGGGCAAAGGAATAATAAGAGAGAAAGGAAGAAGATCGTCCTTCCAAAAAGCTTCTTATAAAAGGTAGTAGCATATTTGATGAGTTGTTCGCCTCCTTGAATGATGCGCTCATCTTGATTGAATCTGAAAAATCTTATTCTTACATTTTGTACCACTAGCATTAATCATAAAATACTTAGAATTACTATCTCCATGTCTTATATCTCTCTCTTTATACTGTTAGTACCATTTAAATTCCTCCTCCCTAAGAATTTTATTTCAGTCATTTTCCAGTTTATCTCTTAAGCCATAGTCAGCTTCTAAGGCACCAAAAAGCTCACATTTCTTATCCACAACATCCAGCCAATTAGTAATGCATTCTCTATCCCTCCTATAAGCCTCCTCACCATTAAGATTCTAGCCCTTGAGGCTTGTCTTGAAAGGTTTCATAGTCAATGCAAGGTACTGCCTCTGCGAGCGAACAATAGACGACCAGGCATTGTTAACTATATCGGAGAGATCTTTCATAGTCCACCAGCTTAATTCAAACCTAAAAGATGCATTTATCGCAACAGGATTATCACAGTATGTAAAAGAAGAGCAGCATGGTTAGAAACCCCTCTAACCAGGATTCTGACAGTAACCAAAGGAAACCTTTGCTCCCAGGAGGGGCTAACCAAAATTGTATGTAATTTAACAAACAGAGGGTCCATCTGGTTATTAGACCATGTGTAGCTCGGACATGACATCACAAGCTCTTTAAAACTCATCCCCGTACACATTGATTAGGATTCACTTGAATCCTGATCACTTGTTCATTATGACCATTCTAGTCATAAACCTCTCGGCCATACATGTATCTACCTGGAACAGATCATGTCTAACACCCATAAGTGAACATCCAAAAGCCCCATCAGAAGGCTGCCAGAACCAAATAACTGTAGCCAGCCAGGAATCAATAAGATCCTTCTTTTTTGTCTCTTGTATACAGATAAACTCAAGGTAAGGTATAGCTAAATCGCATGTTTCTTATTGCAGATAATGCAGGAGAGGGCTTGAACTATATTAGTCTCCAAGTGTTGAGGGTTGCCACATCCAATTTTTCTATAAACAACAAACTGGGAGAGGGAGGATTCGGAGAGGTTTTTAAGGTGTGTATTGTGCTTTGGTATGAATATTACATGAGAATACAAATCTATACTAAATGTACCAGAGACAATATTTGGTGAATTATTTAATTTAATCCAAGAGCAAACTTGCCTCTACTGTCTACATAGGGGGAAATGCAGGACGGAATGAAAATAGCCGTCAAAAGGCTGTCAAAGGACTCTGTTCAAGGGTTTGGTGAGCTGAAAAATGAGCTAGTGCTAGCTAACAAACTTAAGCACAAGAATCTGGTGCAGCTTCTCGGTGTTTGCTTGCAAGAGAAACTGCTGGTGTACGAATATATGCCTAATGGAAGCCTAGACACGATTATTTTCAGTAATTCTCCCATCTCATCTTGTCAAAACTTTAGTACACCACTAGTCTGCTATTCTGCTGTTTTTAGTTTGAGTGGTGCATGTGTGTCGCAGATTCGGAGAAGGCACACCAACTCGATTGGATGAAAAGAAGCATGATCATCTCTGGGATTGCTCGAGGTCTACTGTATCTCCACCAGGAGTCTCGTCTAAAAGTCATCCACCGTGACCTGAAGCCAAGCAACGTCTTACTGGACCTGGATATGAACCCCAAGATCTCAGATTTTGGTCTTTCTAGGGCTTTCGGTGGAGATCAATCGATGGATGTAACAAAACGTGCTGTTGGTACACTGTAAGTCTTTGCTTCTGTGTACGTACTTTGCAAATGCACACTGTTCTAGCCAAATTAACGGAAGATGACCGTTTGAGTGATACGATATCAAATGGTAAATGCAACACTGAGCAAGAGTGCTTATTTTGGAACTAATTCATGCAGCGGATACATGGCTCCGGAATATGCGTACCACGGCCAAGTCTCTACCAAGTCAGACATGTATAGCTTCGGAGTCGTAGTTGTAGAGATTGTGACTGGTAGGAGGAACAATGCATCACTCGACGATGATACTGCCTCCAGATCTCTGCTCAGCCAGGTAAGATCCGCACACATAATGTACCTCACTCATTTGTGGAGATAACTTGCCGACTAGCTGCTACTTATTTATCTTTTACGTACAGGTATGGGAAGCGTGGAGCGCAGGCTCGATGGAAGAGGTGGTGGATCCTTCCCTGGGCAGAGGTTACCCCAAGAACGATGTGCTAAAGTGCGTGCAGATCGGGCTGCTGTGTCTCCAGGAGGATCCCAGCGCCAGGCCGGCCGCGTGGGAGGTCGTCCTCATGCTCGACAGCCCCTCCATGTCCATGACTATGCGGACTCCGACCAGGCCAGCGTTCTGCTTCACACAACCTGGAGTCAGCAACCCCACGCTCAGTTACCAAAGCAGCCGGCCGCGGGGTGCTATCACCAGCCAACAACTGCCTACCCCCGTTTCAGGCAATGACGTGACGATTTCTGATGTCGAGCCTAGGTAGGATGATTTCAAACAAGTTTGCATCAGTAAGGCGAATACCAACTGTTAAAAATAATTGCCTTTAGTCATGTCCGGAAATGTACAAGATGCTCGTTCATGCTTCTTTAGCTAGCTGATCAAGAGTGAGTCGATAGATACATACGTGGGTCTAGTGATACTAGTCGTATTCAATAATGTTTAAGCTAATAGTGATCAAGGTAGCCGAGTGATTATTGTTGGCTTGCATATCATATGGAGCAAGCTGAGACCGGTTGTCATGTCTGTGTAGGCCCAGGTTGTTTCTATCGGCTGCCTGTGTATATAAGCATGGGGAGGTGCGTGAGTATTGTAACGTCTTGGTATTCGAGAGATTGTAAATAAAGAAAACAATGCATGTCAGGTCTCTTTGGCAAACCTTTTGCGTGCGCGTGTTTGTGATATTTTTTATTTGATATCCGAGCAAGGTTGAAGATTCAAATCCACAATTGCCCCATGAGTAAGACGATGTAACACCCTGTAATTTTAACAGGTGTTCTCATACATCAACGGTTCTTCTCATTGCCACTGACGGCCATTTTTTTTGCCCTTATTGATTTTCAAATCAGAGACGGCCGTGGGGGCAACTCTGAGAGGCATTGAATCTTGGAGTACTCTTTTATTCATATCAAACACGGTACCGTGA from Triticum aestivum cultivar Chinese Spring chromosome 4A, IWGSC CS RefSeq v2.1, whole genome shotgun sequence harbors:
- the LOC123087478 gene encoding putative receptor-like protein kinase At4g00960: MPTMPSHALALVLLLLAASKAASQGVCIDPRPSSAAAPAPPTSNTTNSSAFRTNVLTLLNALPQAVAPTGFASLSLGTGRDRAFVRGLCRGDTTPSQCLADMQASVIDLRGRCASNRSAAAYYDKAYITFADTNDTINLYYEKRSLNALYDVLTVSDPESFDRTYNVLMKRLVARAASEGGNTSAMFATGEAVYAPSDPKGTMYGLVQCMRDLSASQCDWCLQSLVPVLPTCCYGYQGGVARNFNCLLRIQIYTFYDLALDAPPPAAPTPGSPDETRRNTRLQHVILAVAISVGTLFVLVVVLACVRRQRKRIKADKEQQDNAGEGLNYISLQVLRVATSNFSINNKLGEGGFGEVFKGEMQDGMKIAVKRLSKDSVQGFGELKNELVLANKLKHKNLVQLLGVCLQEKLLVYEYMPNGSLDTIIFNSEKAHQLDWMKRSMIISGIARGLLYLHQESRLKVIHRDLKPSNVLLDLDMNPKISDFGLSRAFGGDQSMDVTKRAVGTLGYMAPEYAYHGQVSTKSDMYSFGVVVVEIVTGRRNNASLDDDTASRSLLSQVWEAWSAGSMEEVVDPSLGRGYPKNDVLKCVQIGLLCLQEDPSARPAAWEVVLMLDSPSMSMTMRTPTRPAFCFTQPGVSNPTLSYQSSRPRGAITSQQLPTPVSGNDVTISDVEPR